Below is a window of Solea senegalensis isolate Sse05_10M unplaced genomic scaffold, IFAPA_SoseM_1 scf7180000015033, whole genome shotgun sequence DNA.
ATCTTCCCTGGTACAGATCACCCTTGACGTGTTAGGCTGACGTTTTCTGCGAGACGACTCGGTGTAGCTGCACTCTCCAGGACTGACGATTCCACAATAATCCCAGTCTCGGTTGGGTGTCGTGTAGCACCAGCTGTAACTTGTTTGGCCTTCGGTTCCACATGGAGAACTTGAGAGACATTCGACGTTCTGGTAGGTGATGCCTGGAGTGGGCGAGCAGTAGTCCCAATCTTCGGCAGTGTAGCACCAGAAGTAACCCCCAGACTCGTGATACCGACACTCACTGATACATTCTTTCAGATTAATGGTTTTGTGATGCACTGCTTTTGGCTCCACCCGCCCACACTGTACCAGAGAGTTTGACGTCAGTGACAGACACTCGTAGGACTTCTTGTTGCCGTATTTCCCACAGGGACCACTGCTGCTACACTCGTTGCCGTTGTAATCCACATTCACTCCCGGTGAGCAGTAGTCCCACCCTTCCTTGGTGTGGCAGAAGTAGTAGCTATAGCCGTGCTTGTCACAGTAATCAATGCAAGGCAAATCATAGGTGCTGGTGTAATACACCGCGGGACAGATTTCATCGCATTGATCCAAAAAGTAAGACTCTCCGGACTTGatccacagagagaggaagaaggtgAGGAGCAGAGCCGGGCGTCTGTGAGCTGCCATTTCTGTGCTGAGGAACAAAGAGAAGCCTTTAAATATCACACGTTCATTCAATTCACTCCAACTTTCAAATGAGTACAGTCTcttaaccagaaaatgactttggtagaagttgaagtcactttttataaacattaagtaaaagtcttaaagtttatgacctTTATTGCACTTGAGTATCAAAGgtcattttctgatttaaaatctacttaagtTTGAGTTAAGTAAAAGTTCAAGTattaaaagtgaggagttaggattgagccatggtggctcagtggtagggctagttgtctttcaactgggagCTTGggggttcaattcctgactcTGCTAAGTCtacgtgtccttgagcaaagacacttaagcccatgATGCTGCGTGTGAATGtgagcacactcacacactcacttaggcactcattcactcactcactcactcactctgtgctCTGACCGTCGCTGACTCTGTGATCGACGCTGACTCTGTGATCGTTGTTGACGGTCTGAACTCTGTCGACTCTGTGATCGTCGCTGACTCCGTCGCTGACTCTGTGATCGTCGCTGACGGTCTGACCGTCGCCGACTCTGTGATCGTCGCTGACGGTCTGACCGTCGCCGACTCTGTGATCGTCGCTGACGGTCTGACCGTCGCCGACTCTGTGATCGTCGCTGACGGTCTGACCGTCGCCGACTCTGTGATCGTCGCTGACTCTGTGATCGTCGCTGACTCTGTGATCGTCGCTGACGGTCTGACCGTCGTTCACTCTCTCATTTATACACAGTCGTGTTTGACTTCCAGTGAACCACAG
It encodes the following:
- the LOC122761807 gene encoding uncharacterized protein LOC122761807 — translated: MAAHRRPALLLTFFLSLWIKSGESYFLDQCDEICPAVYYTSTYDLPCIDYCDKHGYSYYFCHTKEGWDYCSPGVNVDYNGNECSSSGPCGKYGNKKSYECLSLTSNSLVQCGRVEPKAVHHKTINLKECISECRYHESGGYFWCYTAEDWDYCSPTPGITYQNVECLSSSPCGTEGQTSYSWCYTTPNRDWDYCGIVSPGECSYTESSRRKRQPNTSRVICTREDQNTREVTEFIASPGLVPMAEINNRLRTEALDLINTFDGQGLSGQSRSNLVRSTHFRIDNQGVINLNNQRYYNLQVQINRPRQQRESTTVANILAPVDTPTSYMRLGLSESLSGAVKVVLEVRSETGPSTSSSSGKKNKCCKRRKH